A stretch of the Hyalangium minutum genome encodes the following:
- a CDS encoding alpha/beta fold hydrolase, protein MRLPDDWRTAPTGPRIPTVDEVDFRALYQKTKYVVETADGWSLMMTRYRPVKQQFPQPLFGEVLLLVHGFSQNRHAWTSGQFVKNLLFFGVDIHILELRGHGKSSLDLQRERCARFRRPLPPDLEYGWDIDSYFLYDLPAAVSGVKRITRRDKIFYCGHSMGGMLGYGYAGIHDDFEGLITIGSPADLGRGFLMLKALAMGAPALGGLVDMTLAGLNVQNRIGHLGRTLLSKGAQAVSRELGQRLKPTSEPKDTLFNYVPVDAWLKYAEKKLALAEGHPIYEEVVRRINKLSNPARVKAQDVRWLLREGGEREPRKVIEQFARWIRRGEMVCYRTDYDFKRGFSKIAIPMAIIFGDMDPLASVESTRSVYRAAKSEYLLWRPVKGNSHIELTMGHDIRQICYDIKNLIEYARTHRSRSPVLPRVR, encoded by the coding sequence ATGCGCCTCCCGGATGATTGGAGAACCGCGCCCACGGGGCCGCGGATACCGACGGTCGACGAGGTCGACTTCCGGGCGCTCTACCAGAAGACGAAGTACGTGGTGGAGACCGCCGACGGCTGGTCATTGATGATGACCCGCTACCGGCCCGTGAAGCAGCAATTCCCGCAGCCGCTGTTCGGCGAGGTGCTGCTCCTGGTCCACGGCTTCTCCCAGAACCGCCACGCGTGGACCAGCGGGCAGTTCGTGAAGAACCTCCTGTTCTTCGGCGTGGACATTCACATCCTCGAGCTGCGCGGCCACGGCAAGAGCTCCCTGGATCTGCAGCGCGAGCGCTGTGCCCGCTTCCGCCGACCTCTCCCGCCCGACCTCGAGTACGGCTGGGACATCGACAGCTACTTCCTCTACGACTTGCCCGCCGCTGTCTCCGGCGTGAAGCGCATCACCCGGCGCGACAAGATCTTCTACTGCGGCCATTCCATGGGCGGGATGCTCGGCTACGGCTACGCCGGCATCCACGACGACTTCGAGGGCCTGATCACCATTGGCTCCCCGGCGGATCTCGGCCGGGGTTTTTTGATGCTCAAGGCCCTGGCCATGGGCGCGCCGGCGCTCGGTGGCCTGGTGGACATGACGTTGGCCGGGCTCAACGTGCAGAACCGCATCGGGCACCTGGGCCGCACGCTGCTGTCCAAGGGCGCCCAGGCGGTGAGCCGCGAGCTGGGCCAGCGGCTCAAGCCGACGTCGGAGCCGAAAGACACCCTCTTCAACTACGTCCCCGTGGACGCCTGGCTGAAGTACGCCGAGAAGAAGCTCGCTCTCGCCGAGGGCCACCCCATCTACGAAGAGGTCGTCCGGCGCATCAACAAGCTGAGCAACCCCGCCCGCGTGAAGGCCCAGGACGTCCGTTGGCTCCTTCGCGAGGGAGGCGAGCGAGAGCCTCGCAAGGTGATCGAGCAGTTCGCCCGGTGGATCCGCCGCGGCGAGATGGTCTGCTACCGCACGGACTACGACTTCAAGCGCGGCTTCTCGAAGATCGCGATCCCCATGGCCATCATCTTCGGAGACATGGATCCGCTGGCCTCGGTGGAGTCCACCCGCAGTGTCTACCGCGCCGCCAAGAGTGAATACCTCCTCTGGCGCCCTGTGAAGGGCAACAGCCACATCGAGCTGACCATGGGGCACGACATCCGGCAGATCTGTTACGACATCAAGAACCTCATCGAATACGCCAGAACCCACCGCTCGCGTTCCCCGGTGCTGCCGCGCGTTCGTTAG
- a CDS encoding endonuclease/exonuclease/phosphatase family protein, which yields MELTLVSYNIHSGIGTDGRFDLHRVGEVLREIDADIIALQEVGDFRGKTSREDQPEHLADLLGLHMAFGPNVVRQGRRYGNAVLARLPILKSKNYDLSVESREPRGALRCDLDLGGGRQLHLFCLHLGLSLGERRRQESLLLSSDILRDAVRKDPVVVCGDFNYWGNKPVPALVRRAIHDAALELRTPARTYPSRLPLLRLDRIFVDSGVRPLTIRPHRSSLATVTSDHLPLVMRFEAPVLTEAVAVSAPVQLIG from the coding sequence GTGGAGCTGACGCTCGTCTCGTACAACATCCACAGCGGCATCGGCACGGACGGCCGGTTTGATCTGCACCGGGTGGGCGAGGTGCTGCGAGAGATTGACGCGGACATCATCGCCCTGCAGGAGGTGGGGGACTTCCGGGGCAAGACATCCCGGGAGGACCAGCCCGAGCACCTGGCGGATCTGCTCGGGCTCCACATGGCATTCGGCCCGAACGTGGTGCGCCAGGGCCGGCGCTATGGGAACGCGGTGCTGGCGCGCCTGCCCATCCTCAAGTCGAAGAACTACGATCTCAGCGTGGAGAGCCGCGAGCCGCGCGGCGCCCTTCGGTGTGATCTGGATCTGGGTGGGGGGCGGCAACTGCACCTGTTCTGCCTGCACCTGGGGTTGTCGCTCGGCGAGCGCCGCAGGCAGGAGAGCCTGCTGCTGTCGTCGGACATCCTCCGAGATGCGGTGCGCAAGGATCCGGTGGTGGTGTGCGGAGACTTCAACTACTGGGGCAACAAGCCCGTCCCCGCGCTGGTGCGGCGGGCCATCCACGACGCGGCGCTGGAACTTCGCACCCCGGCGCGGACCTACCCCTCCCGGCTGCCGCTGCTGCGGCTGGATCGCATCTTCGTGGACTCGGGTGTCCGCCCGCTCACCATCCGGCCACACCGTTCCTCCTTGGCCACGGTCACCTCGGACCACCTTCCGCTGGTGATGCGCTTCGAGGCCCCGGTGCTGACCGAAGCCGTGGCGGTCTCGGCACCCGTGCAGCTCATCGGCTAG
- a CDS encoding M23 family metallopeptidase, producing the protein MPLAPSLPRLSASLPFALLALGLVAFGAQAQPSLSVQPGTAKPGDPVLVAVRGVEGMPSGTLAGRPLQFFETSGAWLALSGLPVEQSLGTVAVKVTAPRPAQGKALELAGTLDVVEPGYPERQLKVAGKYVKPPASVKARMAEDRAAFAAAFAQPFASPLFTENFAWPRQDRITAPYGDRRSFNGKLQSQHFGVDIDGNTGDSIFAANEGTVVMVRDCYSSGGTVIVHHGAGLYTTYFHMSRMDVKTGAKVQQGQKLGLVGKTGRVTGPHLHWGVKLDGLWVDGLSLLKLDFFGKPEPRVATTETPAALPSPAPSQNEGTATVTATP; encoded by the coding sequence ATGCCGCTCGCGCCCTCCCTTCCCCGCCTCTCCGCCTCGCTCCCCTTCGCCCTGCTCGCCCTGGGCCTGGTGGCCTTCGGAGCCCAGGCTCAGCCAAGCCTCTCCGTGCAGCCGGGAACGGCCAAGCCGGGCGACCCGGTTCTCGTCGCCGTGCGGGGCGTGGAGGGCATGCCCTCGGGCACGCTGGCCGGAAGGCCCCTGCAGTTCTTCGAGACCTCGGGCGCGTGGCTCGCGCTCTCGGGGCTCCCGGTGGAGCAGTCCCTGGGCACCGTCGCGGTGAAGGTGACGGCCCCCCGCCCCGCGCAGGGCAAGGCGCTGGAGCTCGCGGGCACGCTGGACGTGGTGGAGCCTGGCTACCCCGAGCGGCAGCTCAAGGTCGCTGGCAAGTACGTCAAGCCGCCCGCGTCCGTGAAGGCCCGCATGGCCGAGGATCGCGCCGCCTTCGCTGCCGCGTTCGCCCAGCCATTCGCCTCGCCGCTTTTCACTGAGAATTTCGCCTGGCCCCGCCAGGATCGCATCACCGCGCCATACGGCGATCGGCGCTCGTTCAACGGCAAGCTCCAGAGCCAGCACTTCGGCGTGGACATCGACGGGAACACCGGCGACTCCATCTTCGCCGCCAACGAGGGCACGGTGGTGATGGTCCGTGATTGCTACAGCTCGGGCGGCACCGTCATCGTCCACCATGGCGCGGGCCTGTACACGACGTACTTCCACATGTCCCGCATGGACGTGAAGACGGGCGCGAAGGTGCAGCAGGGCCAGAAGCTGGGCCTCGTGGGGAAGACGGGCCGCGTCACCGGTCCCCACCTCCACTGGGGCGTGAAGTTGGACGGGCTCTGGGTGGATGGCCTGTCCCTGCTGAAGCTGGACTTCTTCGGCAAGCCGGAGCCTCGCGTGGCCACCACCGAGACTCCCGCCGCTCTACCCTCCCCGGCTCCCAGCCAGAACGAAGGCACCGCCACCGTCACCGCGACGCCCTGA
- a CDS encoding AMIN domain-containing protein, translating into MKWLAVCVLGGVLLPLLAFAQDKVELNAITSVKVNGSTVEITGSKKPNFTTFTMTDPPRLVIDISEAVLKGVPEEMRVNAGLITGLRAANYGSDSSAIARVLIGYDRDVETDILVSGSVLSVKVLDGSSPAVAQTLPEPKQPLVAANGPTAAEAQAAATQATQASQQERATQETAAAEAASAAKKTDAELRQQEEAARVASAKKSEEDRRAQELAAAEEKKRQEEQVRAEAEAQKLATAEEKKRQLEQARAEVEAKKQAELDEKKRKAEEAEAKRLAATEEKKRQLEQARAETEAKKQAELDEKKRKAEEAEERRLAALEEKKRRSEEARAEVDTRKQQETDERKRRSEEAEAKRLASAEERKRQETEGGSRVASAEVPRRTEPPAASPEPATTGRRKTLEIVGFQQKTGGSRVYVRTNEPVSYKVSEGRNEIVLMLENTQIGKGNNTRALDTSFFDTAVARVDPTVGPDRSVRVSIKLKEQVSVQTRQEGNTITLEFPRPER; encoded by the coding sequence ATGAAGTGGCTGGCGGTCTGCGTGCTCGGTGGGGTGCTGCTGCCCCTGCTGGCGTTCGCGCAGGACAAGGTAGAGCTCAACGCCATCACCAGCGTGAAGGTGAACGGCTCCACGGTGGAGATCACCGGGAGCAAGAAGCCCAACTTCACCACCTTCACCATGACAGACCCGCCGCGGCTCGTCATCGATATCTCCGAGGCCGTCCTCAAGGGTGTGCCAGAGGAGATGCGAGTGAACGCCGGCCTCATCACCGGCCTGCGCGCCGCCAACTACGGCTCGGACTCGTCCGCCATCGCTCGCGTTCTCATCGGCTACGACCGGGACGTGGAGACCGACATCCTGGTGAGCGGCAGTGTGCTCTCGGTGAAGGTGCTGGACGGCTCCAGCCCTGCCGTGGCCCAGACGCTCCCGGAGCCCAAGCAGCCCCTCGTGGCCGCCAATGGCCCCACGGCCGCCGAGGCCCAGGCCGCCGCCACGCAGGCCACTCAGGCGTCCCAGCAGGAGCGCGCCACCCAGGAGACGGCTGCGGCGGAGGCGGCTTCGGCGGCGAAGAAGACCGACGCGGAGCTTCGCCAGCAGGAGGAGGCCGCGCGCGTGGCCTCCGCGAAGAAGTCCGAGGAGGATCGCCGCGCCCAGGAACTGGCCGCCGCCGAGGAGAAGAAGCGCCAGGAAGAGCAGGTCCGCGCCGAGGCGGAGGCCCAGAAGCTGGCCACCGCCGAGGAGAAGAAGCGCCAGCTAGAGCAGGCTCGCGCCGAGGTGGAGGCCAAGAAGCAGGCCGAACTCGACGAGAAGAAGCGCAAGGCGGAGGAGGCCGAGGCAAAGCGTCTGGCCGCCACCGAGGAGAAGAAGCGCCAGCTAGAGCAGGCTCGCGCCGAGACGGAGGCCAAGAAGCAGGCCGAGCTCGACGAGAAGAAGCGCAAGGCGGAGGAGGCCGAGGAGCGCCGTCTGGCCGCGCTGGAGGAGAAGAAGCGCAGGTCCGAGGAGGCTCGCGCCGAGGTCGACACCCGGAAGCAGCAGGAGACCGACGAGCGGAAGCGCCGTTCCGAGGAGGCCGAGGCGAAGCGCCTGGCCTCCGCCGAGGAGAGGAAGCGCCAGGAGACCGAGGGTGGCAGTCGGGTGGCCAGTGCCGAGGTGCCTCGCCGGACCGAGCCTCCCGCCGCCTCGCCCGAGCCCGCCACCACGGGCCGCCGCAAGACGCTGGAGATTGTCGGCTTCCAACAGAAGACGGGTGGCTCACGTGTCTACGTGCGTACAAATGAGCCAGTGAGCTACAAAGTCTCCGAGGGACGCAACGAGATCGTCCTCATGCTGGAGAACACGCAGATCGGCAAGGGCAACAACACCCGTGCGCTCGACACCTCGTTCTTCGATACCGCCGTGGCTCGCGTGGACCCGACCGTGGGGCCTGACCGGTCCGTCCGCGTCTCCATCAAGCTCAAGGAGCAGGTGTCCGTCCAGACGCGCCAGGAGGGCAACACCATCACCCTGGAGTTCCCGCGCCCCGAGCGCTGA
- a CDS encoding helix-turn-helix domain-containing protein, which yields MSELGKRIGQRIRELRTQRPERWTQEELAERAQISVSFLSMIERGERVAHVETLAALASALGVSLGELFAGTEQSLAQTEDLLRPLSDFARARGLTARDVDRLLGVARVMFNGSTA from the coding sequence GTGTCGGAACTCGGAAAACGTATCGGCCAACGCATCCGCGAGCTTCGCACGCAGCGGCCTGAGCGTTGGACCCAAGAGGAACTCGCGGAGCGGGCTCAGATCAGCGTGTCCTTTCTGTCGATGATTGAGCGGGGAGAGCGAGTCGCCCATGTGGAGACACTCGCCGCGCTCGCCAGCGCCCTGGGCGTCAGCCTCGGGGAGCTCTTTGCCGGGACGGAGCAGTCTCTCGCTCAGACCGAGGACCTGCTTCGGCCGCTGTCGGACTTCGCTCGCGCGCGGGGCCTCACTGCCCGTGATGTCGATCGCCTGCTGGGCGTGGCGCGGGTGATGTTCAACGGTTCGACCGCCTAA
- a CDS encoding LPS-assembly protein LptD: protein MSLLAPAALALLVSAQIPLATQIQLPTGDTVEVAADYVVYEPDKQVLTARGHTELRTAETLLRAEEVTYDQANQRARASGGVMFVSGQFAAVADEVEVDLKSNEANVKGGLFMQKRNVTSEALRSAETPQQLRQMGETPVLISGTRIKRTGPNAFAVDDLAFTPCECGPGEPSWRVEANNANVQMGERAILTWPVVYVHSVPVFALPWLYLPLAERRSGLLVPRPTTSSLFGFGIDQPVFLTLGRSYDLTLTPGYYTGGSQEDHVLSEAVTRKEPRYFGVKGPRLHTEFRYVPSERTRGRATLGFLYDLRPPRDPNNGTFYRVDGGTNEALSEHRGLRAEASWQHTQDMGNGFRNRVDAAFVSDGFYTRDFTADIVARENQYLRSSAVLYHRGEEHYAGVDVSLRQDIRWGFSFLREDRVPAATDPTRPLVPGPLTFQRLPSITVALPERLLGKRWAAGLRVEFSRLSPLTRSYGDEGEDGLFNASRAYEVLNEDGTKTPLPDSTQSNGVFDASDREARNRLDFFPRLSTSVGLGPYARLTPSLALRQDFYLGERSGHVAQRGYPLLGVAVDSELARTYEEGSAAWRHTLRPSVEVRYVPGVWGGVPSPGASPDRPPQRYDELDAALPVGADGRDRGFLHAVVEVSQSLQRKQGDQRREVLRLRLGQGFDLSRHAPTFGGGSYGEERGVLRDTYARVNASAGVLNAGALVRFDPISEQISQLSADASIDNGKGEALYARYDDLLAVGSDRLRRGIDALVGPAAESRARAQLLVAGSRLSLGIGLGLRYEAIVQPLAKTQSPLAQQVLGVSYGPACDCWRIEGVATLRRGQKRPDFGVNLSVAGVGAFGSGS, encoded by the coding sequence ATGAGCCTGCTCGCCCCGGCGGCCCTCGCGCTGCTCGTCTCCGCGCAGATTCCGCTGGCCACCCAGATCCAGCTCCCCACCGGGGACACGGTCGAGGTGGCCGCGGACTACGTCGTCTACGAGCCGGACAAGCAGGTCCTCACCGCGCGCGGCCACACCGAGCTGCGCACCGCGGAGACGCTGCTGCGCGCCGAGGAAGTCACCTACGATCAGGCCAACCAGAGGGCCCGCGCCAGCGGCGGGGTGATGTTCGTGAGCGGACAGTTCGCCGCCGTGGCGGACGAGGTGGAGGTGGACCTCAAGTCCAACGAGGCCAACGTCAAGGGCGGCCTCTTCATGCAGAAGCGCAACGTCACCTCCGAGGCCCTGCGCAGCGCGGAGACGCCCCAGCAACTGCGGCAGATGGGCGAGACGCCCGTGCTGATCAGCGGTACGCGAATCAAACGCACGGGGCCCAACGCCTTCGCGGTGGATGATCTCGCCTTCACCCCGTGCGAGTGCGGCCCCGGTGAGCCGAGCTGGCGCGTGGAGGCCAACAACGCCAACGTGCAGATGGGCGAGCGCGCCATTCTCACCTGGCCCGTGGTCTACGTGCACTCGGTGCCGGTGTTCGCGCTGCCGTGGCTGTACCTCCCGCTGGCCGAGCGGCGCTCGGGCCTGCTGGTGCCTCGGCCCACCACCTCGAGCCTCTTCGGCTTCGGCATTGATCAGCCTGTCTTCCTCACGCTCGGGCGCAGCTACGATCTCACGCTGACGCCGGGCTACTACACGGGTGGCTCCCAGGAGGATCATGTTCTCTCCGAGGCGGTGACGCGCAAGGAGCCGCGCTACTTCGGCGTCAAAGGCCCGCGCCTGCACACCGAGTTCCGTTACGTGCCCAGCGAGCGCACCCGGGGCCGGGCCACCTTGGGCTTTCTCTATGATCTGCGGCCCCCGCGAGACCCGAACAATGGCACCTTCTACCGGGTGGACGGTGGCACCAACGAGGCCCTCTCCGAGCATCGCGGCCTGCGCGCAGAGGCCTCCTGGCAGCACACCCAAGACATGGGCAACGGCTTCCGCAACCGGGTGGATGCCGCGTTCGTCTCGGACGGCTTCTACACGCGCGACTTCACCGCGGACATCGTCGCCCGCGAGAACCAGTACCTGCGCAGCAGTGCCGTGCTCTACCACCGGGGCGAGGAGCACTACGCGGGCGTGGATGTGTCGCTCCGCCAGGACATCCGTTGGGGCTTCTCCTTCCTGAGGGAAGACCGCGTCCCGGCTGCCACGGATCCGACGCGGCCACTCGTCCCCGGGCCGCTCACCTTTCAGCGTCTGCCCTCCATCACCGTGGCCCTTCCCGAGCGCCTCCTCGGCAAGCGCTGGGCGGCGGGGCTGCGCGTGGAGTTCTCCCGGCTCTCGCCGCTCACTCGGAGCTACGGCGACGAGGGCGAGGACGGCCTCTTCAACGCCTCGCGAGCCTATGAGGTCCTCAACGAGGATGGCACCAAGACGCCGCTGCCCGATTCCACCCAGTCGAACGGTGTGTTCGATGCCTCGGATCGCGAGGCCCGGAACCGGCTGGACTTCTTCCCACGTCTCTCCACTTCGGTGGGGTTGGGACCGTATGCGCGGCTGACACCCTCGCTGGCCCTCCGCCAGGACTTCTACCTGGGCGAGCGCTCGGGCCACGTCGCCCAGCGTGGCTACCCGCTGCTCGGGGTCGCGGTGGACTCGGAGCTGGCTCGCACCTACGAGGAGGGCTCTGCTGCATGGCGTCACACCCTCCGACCTTCCGTGGAAGTGCGTTATGTGCCAGGGGTGTGGGGAGGCGTGCCTTCACCCGGCGCTTCGCCCGATCGTCCGCCCCAGCGCTACGACGAGCTTGACGCGGCGCTTCCCGTTGGCGCGGACGGCCGCGATCGCGGCTTCCTGCACGCAGTGGTGGAGGTGAGCCAGAGCCTCCAGCGCAAGCAAGGGGACCAGCGGCGAGAGGTGCTCCGCCTGCGCCTCGGTCAGGGCTTTGATCTGTCCCGACACGCCCCTACCTTTGGAGGTGGCTCCTACGGAGAGGAGAGGGGAGTGTTGCGCGATACCTATGCGCGGGTGAATGCCAGTGCAGGTGTGCTCAACGCGGGCGCGCTGGTTCGCTTCGATCCCATTTCCGAACAGATCTCCCAGCTCAGCGCGGATGCCTCCATCGACAACGGGAAGGGCGAAGCGCTCTACGCGCGTTATGACGATCTGCTGGCGGTGGGTTCGGATCGACTCCGGCGAGGGATCGACGCCTTGGTTGGCCCCGCAGCGGAGAGTCGAGCCCGTGCTCAGCTGCTCGTCGCGGGTTCGCGTTTGTCGCTCGGAATTGGACTCGGTCTGCGATACGAAGCCATCGTGCAGCCACTTGCGAAGACGCAGTCTCCGCTCGCCCAGCAGGTGCTGGGCGTATCGTATGGTCCCGCTTGTGATTGCTGGCGTATCGAGGGAGTGGCCACGCTGAGGCGGGGCCAGAAGCGTCCAGACTTTGGTGTGAACTTGAGTGTGGCCGGTGTTGGCGCGTTCGGGTCAGGAAGTTGA
- a CDS encoding bifunctional folylpolyglutamate synthase/dihydrofolate synthase, producing the protein MTLPRTPEEAVEFLARLSPSVIKPGLERMNPALEALGHPERRIRSLHVAGTNGKGSTCAFASTALRAAGHRVGLYTSPHLERVTERFQINGEEISPKLLGRRILEILERYPEAAATPAPLTYFEFGTVIAFWHFAQEAVDIAVLETGLGGRLDATNVVAPLVTVITPISFDHMEYLGHTLGAIAGEKAGILKPTVPVVVSRQEPEALEAISRVAAQVGAPMLLEGLDFAVESLPTGLSYRGPRWNLDGLSLSLRGPHQRQNAAVALAALEQLDAWGISVPTDAAVKGLASARWPGRLEEVSSQPAVVLDGAHNPGGVAVLLASLDSLYPGRRIHAVFGVVADKDRAPMMRGLFPRCASVHLTPLDTPRSLAPERYLAEARALCADVRAYAGLDDALAGAKALAMEGDVILCTGSLFLVGAARARFVRNLGAMQQQS; encoded by the coding sequence ATGACGCTTCCCCGGACGCCAGAGGAAGCGGTCGAATTCCTCGCCCGGCTCAGCCCTTCCGTCATCAAGCCCGGCCTCGAACGGATGAATCCGGCTCTCGAGGCCCTCGGCCATCCCGAGCGCCGAATCCGCTCGCTTCATGTCGCGGGCACCAATGGCAAGGGCAGCACCTGTGCCTTCGCCTCCACCGCCCTTCGCGCCGCGGGCCACCGCGTGGGCCTCTACACCTCGCCTCACCTGGAGCGCGTCACCGAGCGCTTCCAGATCAACGGCGAGGAGATCTCCCCCAAGCTGCTCGGCCGCCGCATCCTCGAGATCCTCGAGCGCTACCCGGAGGCCGCCGCCACTCCCGCGCCGCTCACGTACTTCGAGTTCGGCACCGTGATCGCCTTCTGGCACTTCGCCCAGGAGGCCGTGGACATCGCTGTCCTGGAAACTGGCCTCGGTGGCCGCTTGGATGCCACCAATGTCGTGGCCCCGCTCGTCACCGTCATCACGCCTATCTCCTTTGATCACATGGAGTATCTGGGCCACACGCTCGGAGCCATCGCAGGCGAGAAGGCCGGCATCCTCAAGCCCACCGTCCCCGTCGTCGTCAGCCGCCAGGAGCCAGAGGCCCTCGAAGCCATCTCCCGCGTCGCAGCCCAGGTCGGCGCTCCCATGCTCCTCGAGGGGCTCGACTTCGCCGTGGAGTCTCTCCCCACAGGGCTCTCCTACAGGGGACCGCGGTGGAACCTGGACGGGCTCTCACTCTCCCTCCGAGGCCCTCACCAGCGGCAGAACGCCGCTGTCGCGCTCGCGGCCCTGGAGCAGCTCGATGCCTGGGGCATCTCCGTCCCCACGGATGCCGCAGTGAAGGGCCTGGCCTCCGCTCGCTGGCCCGGCCGCTTGGAGGAGGTGAGCAGCCAGCCAGCCGTCGTGCTCGATGGGGCGCACAACCCCGGCGGAGTCGCTGTGCTCCTGGCCTCGCTCGACAGCCTGTACCCCGGCCGACGCATCCACGCCGTCTTCGGTGTCGTCGCCGACAAGGACCGCGCTCCCATGATGCGCGGCCTCTTCCCTCGCTGCGCCTCCGTCCACCTCACGCCCCTGGACACGCCGCGCTCGCTTGCCCCCGAGCGCTACCTCGCGGAGGCCCGGGCACTGTGCGCCGATGTGCGGGCCTATGCTGGCTTGGATGACGCCCTGGCAGGCGCCAAGGCCCTCGCGATGGAGGGGGACGTCATCTTATGTACGGGCTCACTCTTTCTGGTGGGAGCGGCTCGCGCGCGCTTCGTCAGAAACCTTGGCGCAATGCAGCAGCAGTCATAA
- a CDS encoding phage holin family protein: MNLGTEQTERGISAIVGRMADSFSRLVSQHITLARLELAEDAKAMARDVASIVVFVPFLMVGWVFLCGAIAVALAQAIGYGWALAAVGGVHMVGGGIGIWTALSRLKNRQVMNDTGEELSRSMAVLTSASPAAVPSSQPRNVLKEPPNAQ; encoded by the coding sequence ATGAACTTGGGGACGGAACAGACGGAGCGCGGGATCTCCGCGATCGTCGGACGGATGGCGGACAGCTTCAGCCGTCTGGTGTCTCAGCACATCACCCTGGCGCGCCTGGAACTGGCCGAGGATGCCAAGGCCATGGCTCGCGACGTGGCGAGCATCGTCGTCTTCGTGCCTTTCCTGATGGTGGGCTGGGTCTTCCTGTGCGGCGCGATCGCCGTGGCGCTGGCGCAGGCGATCGGCTACGGCTGGGCCTTGGCAGCCGTGGGCGGCGTCCACATGGTGGGGGGAGGGATCGGCATCTGGACAGCCCTGTCCCGGCTCAAGAATCGCCAGGTCATGAATGACACGGGCGAAGAACTTTCGCGCAGCATGGCGGTGCTCACCTCGGCGAGCCCCGCCGCAGTGCCCTCTTCACAGCCTCGCAACGTGCTCAAGGAGCCCCCGAATGCCCAGTAA
- a CDS encoding TetR/AcrR family transcriptional regulator: MSQQSQKAADGGTRESERRHTILRAAIEVFASKGYHGCRIADVAKEAGVAYGLVYHYFKNKDELLETVFEAGWRGFFTRVSAVVQGEGTLEQKVHRIADVAIEAYRVDPRTVKVLILEIARSPGGRVNRQTAFAEALQLCTQMLMQAQEAGELRPDVDLQLAAALFFGNIEMAFTALLMGRVDPKDVEKLERAKRQLGDFFLHGVHARDASSSSEVSWKKEQEKSATRSKAPKRS, from the coding sequence TTGAGCCAGCAGAGCCAGAAGGCGGCCGACGGAGGGACGCGCGAGAGCGAGCGCCGGCACACCATCCTCCGCGCCGCCATTGAAGTGTTCGCCAGCAAGGGCTACCACGGGTGCCGCATCGCGGACGTGGCCAAAGAGGCGGGCGTGGCCTACGGGCTCGTCTACCACTACTTCAAGAACAAGGATGAGCTGCTGGAGACCGTCTTCGAGGCGGGCTGGCGCGGCTTCTTCACGCGCGTGAGCGCGGTGGTTCAGGGCGAGGGCACGCTCGAGCAGAAGGTGCACCGGATCGCGGACGTGGCCATCGAGGCGTACCGGGTGGATCCGCGCACGGTGAAGGTGCTCATCCTCGAGATCGCACGCAGCCCCGGGGGGCGGGTGAACCGGCAGACGGCCTTCGCGGAGGCCCTCCAACTGTGCACGCAGATGCTGATGCAGGCCCAAGAGGCCGGCGAGCTGCGGCCGGACGTGGATCTGCAGCTGGCCGCGGCCCTCTTCTTCGGCAACATCGAGATGGCGTTCACCGCCCTGTTGATGGGGAGGGTGGATCCCAAGGATGTGGAGAAGCTGGAGCGGGCCAAGCGGCAGCTGGGAGATTTCTTCCTTCACGGCGTCCATGCTCGAGACGCTTCGTCGTCCTCGGAGGTCTCATGGAAGAAGGAGCAGGAGAAGTCCGCTACGCGGTCCAAGGCGCCCAAGCGCTCATAA
- a CDS encoding enoyl-CoA hydratase/isomerase family protein yields MEEGAGEVRYAVQGAQALITIDRPRARNALSPAVVQGLMEAIARAEADAQVRVLVFTGAGEKVFCAGGDLGQMGDGGFLSMHDGRRAYATLLSRLQGCRKPTVARVNGHALAGGLGLVLACDLAVAVEGAEFGTPEIDVGLFPMMMMALLQRHVGRKRALELVMTGDRLPAREALVLGLINRAVPAAELDASVGALAGKLAGKSQAVMALGKRAFFTAEDLPLPAALEFLASQLSLNVLAEDAGEGVSAFLEKRPPKWNDR; encoded by the coding sequence ATGGAAGAAGGAGCAGGAGAAGTCCGCTACGCGGTCCAAGGCGCCCAAGCGCTCATAACCATCGACCGGCCGCGGGCGCGCAACGCCCTGTCACCGGCGGTGGTGCAGGGGCTGATGGAGGCCATTGCCCGGGCGGAAGCGGACGCGCAGGTGCGCGTGCTGGTGTTCACCGGCGCGGGGGAGAAGGTGTTCTGCGCGGGAGGCGATCTCGGGCAGATGGGGGACGGCGGCTTCCTGTCCATGCACGACGGACGGCGTGCGTACGCCACGCTGCTCTCGAGGCTTCAGGGCTGTCGCAAGCCCACGGTGGCGCGGGTGAATGGGCACGCGCTGGCGGGCGGGCTCGGGTTGGTGCTGGCGTGTGACTTGGCCGTGGCCGTGGAGGGCGCGGAGTTCGGCACCCCAGAGATCGACGTGGGGCTCTTCCCCATGATGATGATGGCGCTGCTGCAGCGGCACGTGGGCCGCAAGCGGGCGCTGGAGCTGGTGATGACGGGGGATCGGCTGCCGGCGCGCGAGGCGCTGGTGCTGGGGCTGATCAATCGGGCAGTGCCTGCGGCGGAGCTGGACGCGTCCGTGGGAGCGCTGGCGGGCAAGCTGGCGGGCAAGAGTCAGGCGGTGATGGCGCTGGGCAAGCGGGCCTTCTTCACGGCGGAGGATCTGCCGCTGCCTGCGGCGCTGGAGTTCCTGGCGTCCCAGCTCTCGCTGAACGTGCTGGCTGAGGACGCGGGAGAGGGCGTGTCCGCGTTCCTGGAGAAGCGCCCCCCGAAGTGGAACGACCGCTGA